Proteins encoded in a region of the Stieleria neptunia genome:
- a CDS encoding efflux RND transporter periplasmic adaptor subunit produces MSISSRVSRAIGSGMLIGVLLIADGAPAQPPGISDQAPLQPVMACRVRTGESKSAYQLLGTVTPSRTTTIGYSLPGRLRTLHAKRGDRLAAGDAVADLQTDVIQIEIAAAKAELRLVEHQLAELEAGSRDEDIAEAEARKEAAGAIARRSASQLARMSKLVQSKAASIEELDVATAEADSSRQLLQAATIAHARLVSGPRVEQVAQAQARVDLQREQVRLLEDRLKKHTLIAPFDGYVTAEYTEAGAWITAGDPVVDLIDLDTVRVEVAVPAAQVVSLRPGQTIHVEFDARPGELLLGQLERIVPAADTRSRTFPVLVRIKNRIDDGIPLLMSGMVVRMDLPIGPETEQTFVPTDAIVLDGIGQSVFVVDVGRAASAGGESAGGESQSAVVRKVPVKLGVAQGDWIAVSGEVDADAIVVTRGNERLAAGQSVEVTVGDG; encoded by the coding sequence ATGTCCATTTCGTCACGCGTCAGTCGGGCCATCGGGTCCGGCATGTTGATCGGCGTTCTTTTGATCGCCGATGGAGCGCCCGCCCAACCGCCGGGCATCTCCGATCAAGCACCCCTTCAGCCGGTTATGGCTTGCCGCGTCCGCACGGGGGAGTCGAAGTCGGCGTATCAGTTGTTGGGGACGGTCACGCCCAGCCGAACCACGACGATCGGCTATTCGCTGCCCGGTCGGCTGAGAACCTTGCACGCCAAGCGTGGCGATCGGCTTGCCGCCGGTGACGCGGTAGCCGATTTGCAGACCGACGTGATCCAGATCGAGATCGCCGCGGCCAAAGCGGAACTGCGTCTGGTGGAACATCAATTGGCGGAGCTTGAAGCCGGATCACGCGACGAAGACATCGCCGAAGCCGAGGCGCGAAAGGAGGCCGCCGGGGCGATCGCCCGACGCTCGGCCAGCCAGCTCGCGCGGATGTCAAAACTGGTTCAATCCAAAGCCGCTTCGATCGAAGAGCTCGACGTGGCGACCGCGGAAGCCGATTCGTCGCGACAGTTGTTGCAAGCGGCGACCATCGCACACGCTCGGCTCGTCAGCGGTCCGCGTGTCGAACAGGTCGCCCAGGCCCAGGCACGCGTGGATCTGCAGCGCGAACAAGTCCGATTGCTCGAAGACCGACTGAAGAAACACACCCTGATCGCCCCCTTCGACGGCTACGTGACGGCCGAATACACCGAAGCGGGCGCTTGGATCACCGCGGGTGATCCGGTCGTCGACTTGATCGATTTGGACACCGTCAGGGTGGAGGTGGCTGTTCCGGCCGCTCAGGTGGTGTCCTTGCGTCCGGGGCAGACGATCCATGTGGAGTTCGACGCGCGGCCGGGCGAATTGTTGCTGGGCCAGTTGGAACGCATCGTGCCGGCGGCCGATACCCGCTCGCGAACCTTTCCGGTGTTGGTCCGGATCAAGAACCGCATCGACGACGGCATCCCGCTGTTGATGTCCGGGATGGTCGTGCGAATGGATTTGCCGATCGGGCCCGAAACGGAACAGACGTTTGTGCCCACCGATGCCATCGTCTTGGACGGGATCGGCCAATCCGTGTTTGTCGTCGATGTCGGCCGCGCCGCATCGGCCGGCGGTGAATCGGCCGGCGGTGAATCACAGTCGGCCGTGGTCCGCAAAGTGCCGGTCAAACTGGGGGTCGCCCAGGGAGACTGGATTGCCGTCAGCGGCGAAGTGGACGCCGACGCGATCGTCGTCACGCGCGGCAACGAGCGTTTGGCGGCCGGGCAATCCGTGGAGGTTACCGTCGGAGACGGTTGA
- a CDS encoding response regulator → MDEAHRAGAGIAGEQVVEDSGNPRIIIIDDNTAIHDDFRKILCDDSEADAELDSLEVSLFGSASRQSKASRCYELSSAYQGEDGYRMVCQAIQEGRPFSTAFVDMRMPPGWDGVETIRQLWKADPDLQVLICTAFSDYSWSEIVEELGNSDQLLILRKPFDAAEVAQIAAAMTKKRKLTEASRSTVADLERTVAVKTKEIRREMKQRELAQEQLLEKERQLRESQKLEAVGMLAGGIAHEFNNLLQIILSYTQFGLDATRPGERLHEDMKCIFKAGERATSLTRQLLGFSRRKPLCCIDLDVNAVVAELVGLAKPLLGSRITLCQNLHPASAMVHADSVELQQALLNCCINSRDAMDGTGRLTLSTELVDLDEAYCRRDDVLRPGPFVRISISDTGSGMPPDVVERVFEPFFTTKEIGSGTGLGMAMVYGLVKQHQGHIEVQSEVGVGTTFRIYLPAVKDRATTPPSSQPVIDRGEDDRSSIGTILIADDEELLRQVSSRILQRAGYHVVLASDGQEAVQRVHELDDQIDLAILDVMMPNMTGREACGQIAESNPELPLLFCTGHDPEVAQNGEVPPGYPVVHKPFTAEDLLASVREILDDQRVLRHECRDVDVATT, encoded by the coding sequence ATGGACGAAGCACACAGGGCCGGCGCGGGGATTGCGGGCGAACAAGTCGTGGAAGATTCCGGGAATCCGCGAATCATCATCATCGATGACAACACGGCGATCCATGATGATTTTCGCAAGATCCTGTGTGACGATTCGGAAGCCGACGCGGAATTGGATTCACTCGAAGTGTCCTTGTTCGGTTCCGCGTCGCGACAATCCAAAGCGTCGCGGTGCTACGAGCTGTCGTCCGCCTATCAGGGTGAAGACGGATACCGGATGGTGTGCCAGGCGATCCAGGAAGGTCGCCCCTTCAGTACGGCGTTTGTCGACATGCGGATGCCGCCGGGCTGGGACGGCGTCGAGACGATCCGCCAGTTGTGGAAGGCCGACCCCGATCTGCAAGTCTTGATCTGCACCGCGTTCTCGGACTATTCCTGGTCGGAGATCGTCGAAGAACTCGGCAACAGCGATCAATTGCTGATTCTGCGCAAACCCTTCGACGCCGCCGAGGTCGCCCAGATCGCTGCGGCCATGACCAAAAAGAGAAAGCTGACCGAAGCCTCTCGCAGCACGGTTGCGGATCTGGAAAGGACCGTGGCGGTCAAGACGAAAGAAATTCGTCGCGAGATGAAACAACGTGAATTGGCGCAGGAACAACTGCTGGAAAAAGAAAGGCAGTTGCGCGAGTCGCAAAAATTGGAAGCGGTCGGGATGCTGGCCGGTGGGATCGCCCACGAATTCAACAATCTGCTGCAGATCATCCTGTCGTACACGCAGTTTGGACTGGACGCGACACGCCCCGGCGAGCGGCTGCACGAAGACATGAAATGCATTTTCAAAGCCGGCGAGCGCGCCACGTCTTTGACCCGCCAGTTGCTCGGGTTCAGCCGCCGCAAGCCGCTCTGTTGTATCGATCTCGATGTCAATGCTGTCGTCGCAGAACTGGTCGGGCTGGCCAAGCCGCTGCTGGGATCACGCATCACACTGTGCCAAAACCTGCATCCCGCCTCCGCGATGGTTCACGCCGATTCGGTCGAACTGCAACAGGCCCTGCTGAATTGCTGTATCAACTCACGCGACGCCATGGACGGCACCGGCCGGCTCACGTTGTCCACCGAGTTGGTTGACTTGGATGAAGCGTACTGTCGCCGGGACGACGTGCTTCGGCCCGGCCCGTTTGTCCGCATTTCGATCTCCGACACCGGCAGCGGCATGCCGCCCGATGTGGTGGAGCGGGTGTTTGAACCGTTCTTCACCACCAAGGAAATCGGCTCGGGGACAGGCTTGGGGATGGCGATGGTGTACGGTTTGGTGAAACAGCATCAGGGGCACATCGAAGTCCAATCGGAAGTCGGCGTGGGCACAACGTTTCGTATCTATCTGCCCGCTGTCAAGGATCGCGCGACGACACCGCCGAGCAGCCAGCCCGTGATCGATCGCGGCGAAGACGACCGCAGCAGCATCGGCACGATCTTGATTGCCGACGATGAAGAACTGTTGCGACAGGTCAGCAGCCGGATCCTGCAGCGCGCCGGATACCACGTCGTCTTGGCCTCCGATGGACAGGAGGCGGTGCAACGCGTCCATGAACTGGACGATCAAATCGATCTGGCGATTTTGGACGTGATGATGCCCAACATGACCGGGCGTGAAGCCTGCGGTCAGATCGCCGAAAGCAACCCCGAGCTGCCGTTGCTGTTCTGTACCGGGCATGACCCCGAAGTCGCCCAGAATGGAGAAGTCCCGCCCGGCTACCCGGTCGTCCATAAACCGTTTACCGCTGAGGATCTGTTGGCGTCGGTCCGCGAAATCCTTGATGATCAACGCGTCTTGCGACACGAATGCCGCGACGTTGATGTGGCAACCACGTAG